A single window of Caldicellulosiruptor bescii DSM 6725 DNA harbors:
- a CDS encoding ABC transporter permease has product MKIRKIISKKQGSEKVLKNIKRFMMAIFSNPIVTKEIKQRTRGLKFSFTIAGWLLLMTLFTIMFLTSYAKPVVVVSSYRGFFTTFCILLIFLFAGFFGLLVVILSSQAIAKEKENQTLDILLSTPLTNFEIVVGKMIAAAGEAVILFFSAVPILVLLYFYGITSMGNILLIMLYVFVLILFYGSLSLLLSTVIKKSIAATVIVVSIVIASTIFSYFIFLTGAQVLVANSPQPGKAQNFWSLISISLSSAFSLIELISIRLNSAPAAFFQYSYKIKGYQIHLIICIVGTILNIYLSALFLSPLRRIRIFRRKSN; this is encoded by the coding sequence GTGAAAATTAGAAAGATTATTTCAAAAAAACAGGGGAGTGAAAAAGTTTTGAAAAACATAAAAAGATTTATGATGGCCATTTTCTCAAATCCTATTGTCACAAAAGAGATAAAACAGAGGACAAGAGGGCTTAAGTTTTCGTTTACCATTGCTGGGTGGCTACTTCTTATGACTCTATTTACAATAATGTTTTTAACATCATATGCTAAGCCGGTTGTTGTGGTAAGTTCCTACAGAGGTTTTTTCACTACCTTTTGTATCTTACTTATTTTTCTGTTTGCTGGGTTTTTCGGGCTGTTGGTTGTAATTTTGAGTTCCCAGGCAATTGCAAAGGAAAAAGAAAATCAAACACTTGACATACTTCTTTCAACGCCTTTGACCAATTTTGAAATTGTTGTTGGGAAGATGATAGCAGCAGCTGGTGAAGCGGTAATACTTTTCTTCTCTGCAGTTCCGATATTGGTACTTCTATATTTTTATGGTATAACATCTATGGGGAATATCTTGCTTATTATGCTCTATGTTTTTGTGCTCATCCTCTTTTATGGTTCGCTGAGCCTTTTGTTATCAACAGTTATCAAAAAGAGCATAGCAGCAACTGTGATTGTGGTAAGCATTGTCATTGCCTCTACCATCTTTAGCTATTTTATCTTTTTGACTGGTGCACAGGTATTGGTTGCCAACTCGCCCCAGCCTGGAAAAGCTCAAAATTTCTGGAGTTTAATATCAATTTCATTAAGCTCAGCTTTTTCTCTAATTGAGCTTATAAGTATTCGTTTAAATTCAGCTCCAGCTGCTTTTTTTCAATACTCATACAAAATTAAAGGGTATCAGATACACCTTATCATTTGCATAGTTGGAACAATATTGAACATTTATTTGAGTGCGCTATTTTTAAGTCCTCTGAGAAGAATCAGAATATTTAGAAGAAAGTCCAATTAG
- a CDS encoding AAA family ATPase, whose protein sequence is MVLQDIEYTMQVLNKVESEISKVIIGQKDVIRKVLIAIFCGGNILLEGLPGVGKTHLVKSIAKVLDLKFSRIQFTPDLMPSDIVGTNIISKDKDGSLNFTFQKGPIFANIVLADEINRATPKTQSALLEAMQEKTVTVMGQTYKLDEPFFVLATQNPLEQEGTYPLPEAQQDRFLFKIDVPLPGFDEMIRIVNLTVESRMPEPQKVIEGKEIVNIGRIVRQVPIAKPVLEYATRLVLSTQPHIEENDIARKYLKFGAGPRALQHLVLGAKANALFEGRPNVAFDDIKSLAKSVLCHRIGLNFEAISEGLTQSDVVDMILQRQKEW, encoded by the coding sequence TTGGTTTTGCAGGATATTGAATATACAATGCAGGTTTTAAACAAAGTAGAAAGCGAAATTTCCAAGGTTATAATTGGCCAGAAGGATGTTATCAGAAAGGTCTTGATTGCCATATTCTGTGGTGGAAACATCCTTCTTGAAGGATTGCCGGGCGTTGGCAAGACTCATCTTGTAAAGTCAATTGCAAAGGTGCTGGACCTGAAATTTTCAAGAATTCAGTTTACACCTGACCTCATGCCATCAGATATTGTGGGAACAAATATAATTTCAAAAGACAAGGACGGAAGTTTGAATTTTACATTCCAAAAAGGTCCTATCTTTGCTAACATAGTATTGGCAGATGAGATAAACAGAGCAACACCAAAGACGCAGTCAGCACTTCTTGAGGCAATGCAGGAGAAGACGGTCACTGTAATGGGGCAGACCTACAAGCTTGATGAACCATTTTTTGTTCTTGCAACACAAAATCCTCTTGAGCAAGAAGGGACATATCCACTTCCAGAAGCACAGCAAGACAGGTTCTTGTTTAAAATTGATGTTCCACTTCCAGGCTTTGATGAGATGATAAGGATTGTAAACCTGACGGTGGAAAGTCGAATGCCCGAGCCTCAAAAGGTCATTGAAGGGAAAGAGATAGTGAACATAGGCAGAATTGTTCGACAAGTACCCATTGCAAAGCCTGTTTTGGAATATGCAACAAGGCTTGTTTTGAGCACACAGCCGCACATTGAAGAGAACGACATTGCAAGAAAGTATCTTAAGTTTGGTGCAGGACCGAGAGCTCTTCAGCACCTTGTTTTGGGTGCAAAAGCAAATGCGCTCTTTGAGGGAAGACCAAACGTTGCGTTTGATGATATAAAAAGCCTTGCAAAAAGCGTTCTGTGTCACAGGATTGGCTTGAACTTTGAAGCAATATCTGAGGGTCTTACTCAAAGTGACGTTGTGGATATGATTTTGCAAAGACAAAAAGAGTGGTAG
- a CDS encoding adenylosuccinate synthase: MQQIRAIVGTQWGDEGKGKIVDFLAKEADVVVRAQGGNNAGHTVEAFGKVFKLHLIPSGILYKDKLNIIGNGVVIDPESLIQEIESLEKEGISTENLKISDRAHLVMPYHKILDEEQERLRGEESLGTTKRGIGPAYTDKTERTNLRVCDMLDEEEFVQKLRTVYERKNQILTHVYHKTPMKFGELLEQFMKYGEILKPYITDTIKLLNDSIKAGKKVLLEGAQATMLDLDYGTYPYVTSSHPTVGGFCIGAGIAPKYIQEVIGVVKAYTTRVGKGPFPTELLDEIGNSIREKGREYGTTTGRPRRCGWLDLVVVRYAVLINGIDKIALTKLDTLSGLPKIKVCVGYKYEGKVLDLFPASLRVARECEPVYEEFEGWSEEEIKAAKEYEALPKSAKRYIEFIEKETGAKVFLIGTGPAREDIIIKD; encoded by the coding sequence ATGCAACAAATCCGCGCGATAGTTGGCACCCAATGGGGTGACGAAGGAAAAGGCAAAATTGTAGATTTTTTGGCCAAGGAAGCTGATGTTGTTGTTCGGGCTCAGGGCGGCAACAACGCAGGTCACACAGTTGAAGCTTTCGGTAAGGTTTTCAAGCTACACCTTATACCGTCAGGAATACTTTACAAGGATAAGCTCAACATCATAGGAAACGGTGTTGTGATTGACCCAGAATCTTTGATACAGGAGATAGAAAGTTTAGAAAAAGAGGGAATATCAACAGAGAACTTAAAAATTAGCGACAGAGCACATCTTGTTATGCCATACCACAAGATATTAGATGAAGAGCAGGAAAGACTGAGAGGCGAAGAGAGCCTTGGCACAACAAAAAGGGGAATAGGTCCTGCGTATACTGACAAGACCGAGAGAACAAACCTCAGAGTTTGTGACATGCTTGATGAAGAGGAGTTTGTGCAAAAGCTAAGAACTGTTTATGAGAGGAAAAATCAGATACTTACCCATGTTTACCACAAAACACCGATGAAGTTTGGAGAACTTTTAGAACAGTTCATGAAGTATGGAGAAATTTTAAAGCCGTATATCACAGACACAATAAAACTTCTGAATGATTCAATAAAAGCTGGCAAAAAGGTTCTTTTAGAAGGTGCACAGGCAACAATGCTTGACTTAGATTATGGAACATATCCTTATGTTACATCATCGCACCCAACTGTTGGTGGATTTTGTATTGGAGCAGGGATTGCACCAAAGTACATTCAAGAGGTAATAGGTGTTGTTAAAGCGTACACCACCAGGGTTGGGAAAGGTCCGTTCCCCACAGAGCTTTTGGATGAAATAGGAAATAGCATACGTGAAAAGGGAAGAGAGTACGGAACAACCACCGGAAGACCAAGAAGGTGCGGCTGGCTTGACCTTGTTGTTGTGAGGTATGCGGTTTTAATAAATGGAATTGATAAGATTGCACTTACAAAGCTTGATACGTTATCCGGTCTTCCAAAAATAAAGGTTTGTGTTGGATACAAGTATGAAGGAAAAGTCTTAGATCTTTTCCCTGCGTCTTTGAGGGTTGCAAGAGAGTGTGAACCTGTGTATGAAGAGTTTGAAGGCTGGAGCGAAGAGGAGATAAAAGCTGCAAAAGAGTATGAAGCTTTGCCAAAAAGTGCAAAAAGATATATAGAGTTTATAGAAAAAGAGACAGGTGCAAAGGTTTTTCTCATTGGCACAGGACCGGCAAGAGAGGATATAATAATAAAAGACTAA
- a CDS encoding ABC transporter ATP-binding protein, whose product MALVEVERLVKFYGKKKALDNLSFAVDSRQIFGFVGPNGAGKTTTMKIMCGLLRADGGIVKIDGIDVAKKTNKIKFLIGYMPDFFGVYDNLKVNEYLEFFALAYGIRGTKVQKLIDDLLELVRLTDKKYDFVDSLSRGMKQRLCLARCLIHNPLLLVLDEPASGMDPQSRIEMKEILKNLKDMGKTIIISSHILPELSELCTHVGIINGGRMVAQGDINQITLLAHGTKRIKIRFVDGFDEAYMVFKEFPSVCDIQVIEGGYILSFDGDDNDLFLLIKSLIDKGAKVCEVSTVEGSLEEAFMKVVLGSEN is encoded by the coding sequence ATGGCTCTTGTTGAGGTAGAGAGGCTTGTAAAATTTTATGGGAAAAAGAAGGCTTTAGATAACCTCTCATTTGCGGTTGACAGCAGGCAGATATTTGGTTTTGTTGGTCCAAACGGGGCGGGCAAAACAACCACAATGAAAATCATGTGCGGACTTTTGAGGGCTGACGGTGGAATAGTTAAAATTGATGGGATTGATGTTGCTAAAAAGACTAATAAGATTAAATTTCTTATTGGTTATATGCCTGACTTTTTTGGTGTGTATGACAATCTTAAAGTGAACGAATATTTGGAATTCTTTGCTTTGGCATATGGTATACGCGGGACAAAGGTGCAAAAACTGATAGATGACCTTTTAGAGCTTGTGAGGCTAACCGATAAAAAATATGACTTTGTTGATTCTCTCTCACGAGGCATGAAACAGAGGCTGTGTTTGGCAAGGTGTCTGATTCACAATCCACTACTTCTCGTTTTAGATGAGCCTGCATCTGGTATGGACCCGCAGTCTCGAATTGAGATGAAGGAGATATTGAAAAATTTAAAAGATATGGGAAAGACCATAATAATAAGCTCACATATTCTTCCTGAGCTATCAGAGCTTTGCACACATGTCGGGATAATAAATGGCGGCAGGATGGTTGCCCAAGGTGATATCAACCAGATTACCCTGCTTGCGCACGGCACAAAGAGGATTAAGATAAGGTTTGTTGATGGCTTTGATGAGGCTTATATGGTGTTTAAAGAGTTTCCATCGGTTTGTGATATTCAAGTCATTGAAGGTGGGTACATTTTGAGTTTTGATGGTGATGACAATGATTTGTTTTTATTGATAAAGAGCTTGATTGACAAAGGTGCAAAGGTATGTGAAGTAAGCACGGTAGAGGGCAGCCTTGAAGAAGCGTTTATGAAGGTAGTTTTAGGCAGTGAAAATTAG
- a CDS encoding vWA domain-containing protein, translating into MRIEFERPFILLAAAVLGVFIWLVSRRFSKESLGKRFVVWVRIVLITLIILALSVPSLAISTDKITTIYLADMSESNRKNAEKMKDFIQRSIKLKKSNELQSVVVFGQDANIEFTPTKYPNFSEFGTAVDSTQTNIENAIKYAVNLFDKDQQKRLVILTDGKETIGEAKNEVELLKNNGIDVKVVLFKSEKEKDVQFSSLKIPQKVFKNQAFSIFANINTTFSTKALLKIFRDNDLIFSQQVTLEKGENRFVIKDKLDKEGVFSYQGEVEAIDDEEESNNVAYAMCQVRKPQKVLVVYEDIDDVKNVKNLLDSYSADYDAVKSDQANFGLDKLLGYSFVILCNVSRESFSDEFLSSVEKYVKDLGGGLLVIGGTNSYALGNYSNSVLEKMLPVKMEIKNKEKEKNIDVVLVLDHSGSMADTEDAGIPKLEIAKSASAKMIEHLESSDGVGVIAFDHNYYWAYKFGKISKKEDVIESISSIEVGGGTAIIPPLSEAVKTLKKSKAKSKLIVLLTDGMGEQGGYEIPANEAKRNNIKITTIGVGKYVNATVLSWIASFTSGRFYLVSNPSELVDVFLKETKIIKGKYIKEKKFVPKVVETNSINSGFSSYPPLYGYIATTKKDLATSLLVSDEDEPILTVWRYGLGKVAAWCSDLSGQWSRDWVLWDRFSQFWTKLFKWLEKGADDSSYDFNVRKEKDLVVSLVGKFDADTIATLKCMYPNGKEKTIAMRRTAPDRFESKVDFMLGNYVFVATLSNKDKSKVSTFFYSANYSDEFRVDIDSSRFEQFISLSGAKVIKNPNEVYAGKLKSTEEKRDISSLLIVLCIVLFLLEVSIRRFGLYPQVERSFLAISSGFKRIAKPHSLKRVWDKVSSLKKKKKNTYAKNSKEAEVVSNDTLDVKKLRRF; encoded by the coding sequence ATGAGAATAGAGTTTGAAAGACCTTTTATTTTACTTGCTGCAGCTGTGCTTGGAGTATTTATTTGGCTTGTTTCAAGAAGATTTTCAAAAGAAAGTTTGGGTAAAAGATTTGTTGTATGGGTGAGGATTGTTTTAATAACGCTCATAATCCTGGCTCTAAGCGTGCCAAGCTTGGCAATTTCAACCGACAAAATAACAACAATTTATCTTGCGGATATGTCAGAGAGCAATAGAAAGAACGCAGAAAAAATGAAAGACTTTATTCAAAGGTCGATAAAGCTCAAAAAATCAAATGAATTGCAGTCAGTTGTTGTGTTCGGGCAGGATGCAAACATTGAGTTTACACCGACTAAGTATCCTAACTTTTCTGAATTTGGAACGGCTGTAGATAGCACTCAAACCAATATTGAAAATGCAATAAAGTATGCAGTAAATCTATTTGACAAGGATCAACAGAAAAGACTTGTCATTCTAACAGATGGGAAAGAGACAATAGGTGAGGCAAAAAATGAAGTAGAACTTCTCAAAAATAATGGAATAGATGTAAAAGTAGTGCTATTTAAAAGTGAGAAAGAAAAAGATGTTCAATTTTCAAGTTTGAAGATTCCGCAGAAGGTATTTAAAAATCAGGCGTTTTCGATATTTGCCAATATAAACACCACTTTTTCAACAAAAGCTCTGCTCAAGATTTTCAGAGACAATGATTTAATTTTCAGCCAGCAGGTGACGCTTGAAAAAGGTGAAAACAGGTTTGTGATAAAGGATAAACTGGACAAGGAAGGGGTTTTCAGCTATCAAGGAGAAGTTGAAGCGATAGATGATGAAGAAGAGTCAAACAATGTTGCGTATGCTATGTGTCAGGTAAGAAAACCTCAAAAGGTTCTGGTAGTTTATGAGGATATTGATGATGTGAAAAATGTCAAAAATCTTCTTGATTCTTATTCAGCCGATTATGATGCAGTAAAGAGCGACCAGGCAAACTTTGGGCTTGACAAACTCTTAGGGTATTCTTTTGTGATTTTGTGCAATGTGTCAAGAGAAAGCTTTAGCGATGAGTTTTTAAGCTCTGTAGAGAAGTATGTGAAGGATTTAGGTGGTGGACTTTTGGTAATTGGCGGCACAAATTCATATGCGCTTGGGAATTATTCTAATTCGGTTTTAGAAAAGATGCTGCCTGTCAAGATGGAGATTAAGAACAAAGAAAAGGAAAAGAACATAGATGTTGTACTTGTCCTTGACCATTCAGGCAGCATGGCAGATACAGAAGACGCAGGTATTCCAAAATTAGAGATTGCCAAGAGTGCTTCTGCAAAGATGATTGAGCACCTTGAAAGTTCAGATGGTGTTGGTGTGATTGCTTTTGACCACAATTATTATTGGGCATACAAATTTGGTAAGATAAGCAAAAAAGAAGATGTGATAGAAAGCATATCAAGCATCGAAGTAGGTGGTGGGACGGCTATAATTCCACCCTTGAGTGAAGCAGTTAAAACTCTAAAAAAGTCAAAGGCAAAAAGCAAGTTGATTGTGCTTCTGACTGATGGCATGGGTGAACAAGGCGGTTATGAAATTCCAGCCAATGAGGCAAAAAGAAATAACATCAAAATCACCACAATTGGTGTTGGAAAGTATGTAAACGCTACAGTTTTGAGTTGGATAGCCTCTTTTACCTCAGGCAGGTTCTATTTAGTTTCCAATCCTTCTGAGCTTGTTGATGTGTTTTTAAAAGAGACAAAAATTATAAAAGGCAAGTACATAAAGGAAAAGAAGTTTGTCCCCAAAGTGGTTGAGACAAATTCAATAAACTCAGGTTTTTCCTCTTATCCACCGCTTTACGGTTATATCGCAACAACAAAAAAAGACCTTGCAACCAGTCTTTTGGTAAGCGACGAGGACGAGCCTATTTTGACAGTGTGGAGGTACGGGCTTGGAAAGGTTGCTGCATGGTGTTCGGACTTGAGCGGCCAGTGGTCGCGTGACTGGGTTTTGTGGGATAGATTTTCACAGTTTTGGACAAAGCTTTTCAAGTGGTTGGAAAAAGGGGCAGATGACAGCAGCTATGATTTTAATGTTCGAAAAGAAAAAGATTTGGTGGTATCTTTGGTAGGCAAGTTCGATGCTGATACCATTGCAACTCTTAAATGCATGTATCCAAACGGCAAAGAAAAGACAATTGCAATGAGAAGAACTGCACCAGATAGGTTCGAATCTAAAGTTGATTTTATGCTGGGAAATTATGTATTTGTGGCAACCTTAAGTAATAAGGACAAATCCAAGGTATCAACGTTTTTCTATTCAGCTAACTACTCTGATGAGTTTAGAGTGGATATAGACAGCAGCAGGTTTGAACAGTTTATCTCCTTATCAGGTGCAAAAGTTATAAAAAATCCCAATGAGGTGTATGCGGGAAAGCTCAAGAGCACAGAAGAAAAGAGGGATATTAGCAGTTTATTAATAGTTCTTTGTATTGTATTATTCCTTTTGGAAGTGAGTATTAGAAGATTTGGTCTTTATCCTCAGGTGGAAAGGAGTTTTTTGGCAATATCTTCAGGCTTTAAAAGGATTGCAAAGCCACATTCACTTAAAAGGGTATGGGATAAAGTATCTTCTTTGAAGAAGAAGAAGAAGAATACTTATGCGAAAAATTCAAAGGAAGCAGAGGTAGTATCTAATGATACTTTGGATGTTAAAAAACTGAGAAGATTTTAA
- a CDS encoding DUF58 domain-containing protein, which produces MVEKFKKVVRILMFGGLVDDKTLKKLSTLKFKFGIEIISQFEGQQKSKGRGNSLEFSDHREYMPGDDFRKVNFRIFVATQRLYVKLFEQERQTTYNFFIDMSKSMDFGSKVKKGDMAKALAFCLSYIALSRLDSVNIFLVQENGILSSGYLKGKQSLPKIVRFLEDANFEGTANFENIKNIYIPRKSISFIFSDFLFEGAAKVLKMLSARCSFVCCCQILDEIEAYPSFEHTFCQLIDSESAKAIDVELSNSLIKEYVEELRRYQNGLKEILKKANGRFYEVLSSSALEKTVMNMIGVGR; this is translated from the coding sequence GTGGTAGAAAAATTTAAAAAAGTGGTGAGAATTTTGATGTTTGGCGGGCTTGTTGATGACAAAACGCTGAAAAAACTTAGCACTTTAAAATTTAAATTTGGAATCGAGATAATTTCACAGTTTGAAGGGCAGCAGAAATCAAAAGGGCGGGGAAATTCGCTTGAGTTCAGCGACCACAGGGAGTACATGCCGGGCGATGATTTTAGAAAGGTAAATTTTAGGATTTTTGTGGCAACCCAGAGGCTTTATGTAAAGCTTTTTGAACAGGAAAGACAGACAACTTATAATTTTTTCATTGACATGTCAAAATCGATGGATTTCGGAAGCAAAGTCAAAAAAGGTGATATGGCAAAAGCGTTAGCTTTTTGCCTCTCATACATTGCTCTTTCGCGGCTTGACAGTGTCAATATATTTTTGGTGCAGGAAAATGGCATTTTATCATCAGGTTATCTTAAAGGTAAGCAAAGCCTTCCAAAGATTGTGAGGTTTTTAGAGGATGCTAATTTCGAGGGTACAGCAAATTTTGAAAATATTAAAAATATTTATATTCCAAGAAAAAGCATCTCATTTATTTTTTCTGATTTTTTGTTTGAAGGAGCAGCTAAAGTTTTGAAAATGCTTTCTGCAAGGTGCTCTTTTGTATGCTGCTGTCAGATATTAGATGAAATTGAAGCATATCCTTCATTTGAACATACATTTTGTCAGCTGATTGACAGTGAGAGCGCAAAAGCTATTGATGTGGAGCTGTCAAATAGTTTAATTAAAGAATATGTTGAAGAGCTGAGAAGGTATCAAAATGGGCTCAAAGAAATTTTAAAAAAGGCAAATGGGAGGTTTTATGAGGTCTTGAGCTCAAGTGCACTTGAAAAAACTGTGATGAATATGATTGGAGTGGGAAGATGA
- a CDS encoding vWA domain-containing protein, translating into MNFSQPLFLLFLLTIPILIFLYMIKPRHKKVTIPSTFLWERLKKQKRVVKPAQKLRFSLLLLLGIFALFSFSMYLAAPNIFIKNTRKNVVFAFDNGASMSCVADDSKSYLQKSKEIAREIIDTLPGTTKVSIVTFSDTVEILQKEGTRSFAKDAIDRIVQTYYVTDVKKSLNIISKLFKPSDTTLFIFTDKNMPHLENAKLYKFPKPKDNVSIENISCVSRKDGFDALVEIKNRGIQKASFDLELFADSRLVGLKSISLLPGKMGTFLFENIKGNYKVVWGRINYPDEVTKDNVFWTVLEPLMAKQKVLYVGKGNFFFEKVWLTFDDVEFYKTQDVKNIAGDFDIYIFDQCIPQKFPQKGAFIFVLPKNSSALKLLGIKIGKNASNEGYARFVKSAISQNIIGMDFAVQKAVYIDDSAFEPVAKIGGKPIISFGSIHNHPSILFGFAIDNSDLPLKVSFPILMANIKSAFVKKNQLFEKTAFYPGEEIRVFSYSDKKADLVLPDGKEEIVDLSGYPSILPKKDVLGVYSLVLNEKSKENYKFAINFPTYALDDSGSRNLAENNTNFPDAGKINSVKMPYSLKDIFLILALIFLTLEWMVFLNENRV; encoded by the coding sequence ATGAACTTTTCACAGCCACTTTTTCTTTTGTTTCTTTTGACAATCCCGATATTAATTTTTTTGTATATGATAAAACCAAGGCACAAGAAAGTAACCATTCCAAGCACGTTTTTATGGGAGCGATTGAAAAAACAAAAAAGAGTTGTAAAGCCGGCGCAAAAGTTAAGATTCAGCCTGCTTTTACTTTTGGGGATTTTTGCACTTTTCAGTTTTTCAATGTATCTTGCAGCTCCTAATATATTTATAAAAAATACCCGCAAAAATGTAGTTTTTGCCTTTGATAATGGTGCTTCTATGAGCTGTGTGGCAGATGATTCTAAGTCATATCTTCAAAAGTCAAAAGAGATAGCAAGAGAGATAATAGATACACTGCCGGGCACAACAAAGGTCAGCATTGTGACTTTTTCAGACACAGTCGAGATTTTGCAAAAAGAAGGCACGCGCAGCTTTGCCAAGGATGCGATTGACAGGATAGTTCAGACGTACTATGTAACAGATGTGAAAAAGAGCTTGAATATTATTTCAAAGCTTTTCAAACCCTCAGATACAACTTTGTTTATATTTACCGACAAGAATATGCCTCACTTAGAAAATGCAAAACTTTACAAGTTTCCAAAACCAAAAGATAATGTTAGCATTGAAAATATATCTTGTGTCTCAAGAAAAGATGGTTTTGATGCTCTGGTAGAAATTAAAAACAGAGGAATTCAAAAAGCGAGTTTTGATCTTGAACTTTTTGCAGACAGCAGACTGGTAGGATTGAAAAGCATTTCCCTTTTGCCAGGGAAAATGGGTACTTTTTTGTTTGAAAATATCAAAGGAAATTACAAGGTTGTGTGGGGGAGAATAAATTATCCAGACGAAGTAACAAAAGACAATGTCTTTTGGACAGTTTTAGAGCCCTTGATGGCAAAACAAAAAGTTTTGTATGTAGGAAAAGGAAATTTCTTTTTTGAAAAAGTGTGGCTTACTTTTGATGACGTTGAATTTTATAAAACTCAAGATGTCAAAAACATTGCTGGTGATTTTGATATATACATATTCGACCAGTGCATACCACAAAAGTTTCCTCAAAAAGGAGCTTTCATATTTGTATTGCCAAAGAACAGCAGTGCCTTGAAGCTTTTAGGGATAAAGATAGGGAAAAATGCAAGCAATGAAGGATATGCAAGGTTTGTAAAGTCAGCTATTTCACAAAACATTATTGGGATGGATTTTGCTGTGCAAAAGGCTGTGTATATTGATGATAGTGCTTTTGAGCCAGTTGCAAAGATAGGTGGCAAGCCAATAATCTCTTTTGGCAGTATCCATAATCATCCGTCAATCCTATTTGGTTTTGCGATAGATAACAGTGACCTGCCTTTGAAGGTATCTTTTCCAATTTTGATGGCAAACATTAAAAGTGCTTTTGTCAAGAAAAATCAGTTATTTGAAAAGACAGCTTTTTATCCTGGTGAAGAGATAAGAGTTTTTTCATATTCAGATAAAAAAGCAGATTTGGTACTACCCGATGGGAAAGAAGAAATTGTTGATTTGTCAGGTTATCCCTCAATTCTTCCTAAAAAAGATGTGTTGGGAGTTTATTCTTTGGTTCTAAATGAAAAGTCAAAAGAGAATTACAAATTTGCAATAAATTTCCCAACCTATGCTCTGGATGATTCGGGCAGTAGAAATTTGGCAGAAAATAATACCAACTTTCCAGATGCAGGTAAAATCAATAGCGTGAAAATGCCATATTCTTTGAAAGATATATTTTTGATACTGGCACTTATTTTTTTGACTTTGGAGTGGATGGTGTTTTTAAATGAGAATAGAGTTTGA